One Glycine soja cultivar W05 chromosome 7, ASM419377v2, whole genome shotgun sequence genomic window, CAACGTTCTACACAAAATTCTAATATCAGTTCTCATATGATCCTTAGATGTAACATTAGTGAATTAATATGATCTACGTTCAAAATACCTTGAACCAATCACAGAatcaaaatttaacttttacaaCAGAAACTGCTCTTACAAACTGAAGAGTTAATTATATAACGTctgtaataattgaattcaaGCCTCTATAAAATCTGagacaattttaaatattgctTTATATATTTACAAACAACAGGCCAAATAGCCTAGCTTTAATGGCTAACATTACATCTAAGAACATAACCCAATAGTTACAAAGAATGAACATGCAATTTTGTAAGCAATACTAACATAAACAGAGATTCATAGGTTTGCAGTAGACTTATCTTCACTGCAGATTAATTTCAGCGCTACGCTCAAAATGTTTTAAACTCTATCAGCAAGCAGTAGTTGTTCAAGCTCCTCTCTGCGGCGTTCCAACTCCTGGATGCGTCCATAAAAGCAAGTAAATAAAGCAGGTTTTCTTGATTAAAAAACATGTATTGTAGACAAGATCAGCTGGAGATAAGAAGTTGCTGAGAGAAATAAGAGTCTTAATCCTCTCAGTTAAGATTGAAAACAAGCCCATGCTATAGATCTTTGTACCCAATCTCCACCAATGATGATGGACATGAAAAGGAAGAGGAGCACTGTTGCAATATGACTACAACAATCTAACATGAAAAGATGAAAACCTTTTCAGTTAGGCGGtcctttacatttttcaattcATACAGTAACTGTTCACAGCCTTCCAGAATTTGAAAATACCAACATCTGATTCAGACTGATAATATTATTCCATCTTCAATTACCAGGATtgatatatcaaaagaaaatctaaGATCTCTATAGCATGTAATCATGCAAAGCATGATGTCAAAATTAGATCTTCATTATGTCATTGCAACTAAGGAACCACAAATAATAGACGTAAATCAGATCAAATCATAACATTTGAAAATAGCAGCATACCTCCAGATCCTTGGTTGCTTGCTCTCTTGTAATCTCTTGCTTCTGGCGGGCACGTTTAAGAAAACCAATGCACAGGATACCCTTCATTGAGGATAGAAGAAATTAATACAATGAAAGCAAAATTAATGCCAGCTTGTCTTTCAATACCCATTTCCAAGTAGAAAATCATTATTAGAAAATTCATTGGGGAAAATCATTGGGAAAAAAGAGAGTAAAGAGTGAGAATAATCtattagaatataattttaattgtgtCCAACAAAATGCATATCAAACATGGACAGTGGGAACTGAGAACTGAAATAAAATACCAAGATTGTTGGGCAATAGAACATTATCTGCAACTGCAAGATATCCTAGGATGAAAAGTATTCAGGAAAAAGGAAATAGAAAGAAAACGAATCGTTTAAGTCATTTGACCTCACTCTGATGATACTGTATTAACTATCCATTATTTTGCCAAGTCgacagaaaaattataaattttaaagttaatatACTTGCATaaagaatgaaaacaaaaatcaaattgtgTTGAATTGTTATTACCTATAACTATGAACATACCATTTTATGCATAGCATTTAAATTGAAGTAACAAAGACATTATATGACTAAATAGTTTGTTCTCTTCAATGATCTTACTGAAACAACATAAACAACGCCACAGCCAAGTAGCAAATAACTCGCTATGCTCTGAAGAAGAAAGAGGTCCCTTCGGTCTCCAATATAGTCAGGAAATGCCCTTGTCATGACTGCAGCACTGTACAAATAAAACCGCCATTGAGAAACTAAACCACAAAGTTTATGTAtcatgaagaaaacaaaaaacatactAAGTAGTATTTACTTTcacaatattttgttttattctaaATACTAGTTCCCAATCCCAACTAACAACGCACTACTAACATTTACTTACTAGTGGCCATTGCTTCCTTATACAACATGCAATTAAACTAAGTAGCTAACACTATTGCTGTTTGAACTTTACAACTAAATATCTAATATTAAAACTGATTTTGTTAACCATTGACCAAGGGCTCCagttaagaaaagaagaaaaaaaaaaggcattgaTAGTGTGTTTAGATTCAATTCAATTTTCACATAATCAATTCCAATTCCATGTTGAAAGCCAAAGCAACAAATAGTAGCTTacactttttcaatttttcactttGATTTTGGGAGCCAGAGTTGATTCTGGTagctatccaaacacactattagTATAGTGTGTATTAAATTAAGTAAGGAAAAGTATTTAATAATACCAAGGAGTTGATTATGTGGACCAAGATAAGGTCTCGCATCTAACATGTCATTTGAACCCCTACTTGTTTCCTTGGGTAAGGTAAatgtaaatacattttttaagcaTTATTTAAGCTCAGAAACTTTCTGCCTTAGACCAAGGCCACATTCCCTCCAcctaatttgattttataataaaaacatccaccacttcaaaattaattttaaccaaaatcaattttgtcaaCACTCATCCAAACACATGCTTAATAAGGTGTGTTTACTAttagttacatttttttatcatatgctGGGAACGcactattaacattttttttatcaaatgattATGAGATCACATGATTTAACAGGTAAGTTAAATTAGAGCGTAGTGGAAGTAAGCATCATATAATTTAGAGTAAATCGAAAGGAACGCGTACAAGATCTGCAGCATACCCCTGGCAGCCCAATACTCCAAAACCTGTAAAGGACCATTCAATTATATCATAACGGAGCATGCGAAACAGCACGAGTGTTAAAAGAGCCTTATGTTTAGGAACGGAGGCAGTAATAAGTAAGCGAAAACGGAAAACCTTGGAGAACTTTAAGATGAAGCTCCATTCGGTCTCGGCGAGGACCACGAAAGCCGCCACGAGGACCGCGTAACACCGGAATATGCCGTCGAAAATCTGAAACCAACTCAAATTAGACGGTAACGGAAAGTGATAAGCGGAGATTGTagatttagagagagagagagagagagagagaggtattACGTCAGATGCGTGTTTGAAGGAACGGACGGCGGAGAGGAAGTTGACGGCGATGCAGAGAATGGCGGCGAGAGAGGTGAAAAAGCTGAA contains:
- the LOC114419412 gene encoding uncharacterized protein LOC114419412 → MSRNGDVVEQNAAPSTTSSSSTIRNRTDPFLVACRCFSFFTSLAAILCIAVNFLSAVRSFKHASDIFDGIFRCYAVLVAAFVVLAETEWSFILKFSKVLEYWAARGMLQIFAAVMTRAFPDYIGDRRDLFLLQSIASYLLLGCGVVYVVSGILCIGFLKRARQKQEITREQATKDLEELERRREELEQLLLADRV